A single region of the Actinoplanes sp. SE50/110 genome encodes:
- a CDS encoding non-ribosomal peptide synthetase, producing the protein MLTGRPATAEQSHLWLAVQREPESGRFNVPIDLLINGPLDADALHGALADLLARHPQLRSAFRADDGELRQYFPDAVTVALREEHRPGPYRPEPALAWAAEAGARPFDLTEAPLLRADLLRADDAALLVLTAHHLVTDGWSCGVLAEDFVRFYQARTGGAGAVSPMPEPTVPAASEADARYWQQLLDDECGPLAPIPDLVRTGDGPGPAAHRTWTLDASGRAGLAGLAERGQVSAAVAALGVWTLLLHAWSGEPDGVLGMPFAGRLDPATHAEIGLFTRVLPVRSRFEAQRPFRAVLTDLSGQVLDSLFASEVDTEALRAAVGAPELRTVFAYQGRGQRHWTVGGTELRIVEHELESAKYDLALAVAEGSDETVLRLDYDAAVYTAASIGELGDQLCALLGAAAADPDRSCLDLLTVLAERRPHEHQHGAELSDADASVLVPHRVLEHAARRPGAIAVQHGATSLSYGDLVARAGALAHWLTGQAVRPGDIVALLLPAGVDTVVAMLACSLAGAAYLPLDPAYPDAQLELVVADAAPVLLLADPAQRDRCHGLPTTVYDLSDVLAAAAGLPAHPPQVPIDGATTLNVLYTSGSTGRPKGVVLPHAGVARLVGRPEFLPLGADDVLSHLSPLNFDGATYEIWGALAHGARLVVLDKELVLDPRALRTALREHGVTTLLVTTPLLNRIIEDAPDLLQSLRRVYFGGELISVPHIRRALRWCGPGTLLHSYGPTENSFTSTWHPIAAVAEGARSVPIGRPVPGTSAYVVFEGTLRPTPPGVPGELVLGGTGVADGYLGDPARSAEKFVADPFDPRPDARLYRTGDRVRWDATGELEFIGRTDNQVKIRSQRIELGEVEAALLAHDAVESAFVTCRVGPRGDKEIVGYAVLTDPDELAGLRQHLRARLPGFAVPRHLVPIERLPLKPNGKIDRARLPAPSDGPAPAPAPARTGRRLTGGVTAPVRAAWAEVLGTDGFRDDDNFFDVGGHSLLVVQLAAALHRHTAARPTIADLFRATTVTAQTRLLIGDAPATTAAAVAVTDPGDDIAVVGMACRFAGTPDLDAFWRNLVAGRDCLPNAADPVAHEYADGRRRVARWGMLADGLGFDAGLFGFDPEQAATMDPQHGILYECLWGAVENAALRMADIHQRTSLYAGRATGPGPRALPDRDESTRADEVVGSDATFMPSRFSYWFDLFGESLLLDTACSTSLVAVHLACESLRRGASDYALAGGVSVSHPADGSYTYVPGHLYARDGFCRPFDQLASGTVGADGAGAVLLRRLGDAIRDGDPIHAVIRGSAVNNDGRAKVGYTAPGVDGQARVIRQALTSAGLSGADIDYVEGHGTGTRLGDTIEVAALTEALGADGPPVAVGSAKASIGHTNTAAGVAGLIKTVLAVREGFLPATPHVSEPIDELRRHGDRFTVLPTGRDWPRHDRPRTAGVSSFGVGGTNAHVIVQQFVPAGETA; encoded by the coding sequence GTGCTGACCGGGCGCCCGGCCACCGCCGAGCAGTCCCACCTGTGGCTGGCGGTGCAGCGTGAACCCGAGTCCGGCCGGTTCAACGTCCCGATCGACCTGCTGATCAACGGGCCGCTCGACGCCGACGCGCTGCACGGCGCGCTGGCCGACCTGCTCGCCCGCCACCCGCAGCTGCGCAGCGCGTTCCGCGCCGACGACGGCGAGCTGCGCCAGTACTTCCCCGACGCGGTCACGGTGGCGCTGCGCGAGGAGCACCGCCCCGGCCCGTACCGGCCGGAACCGGCCCTGGCCTGGGCAGCCGAGGCCGGTGCGCGGCCGTTCGACCTCACCGAGGCGCCGCTGCTGCGGGCCGACCTGCTGCGGGCCGACGACGCCGCGTTACTGGTGCTGACCGCACACCACCTGGTGACCGACGGCTGGTCGTGCGGGGTGCTGGCCGAGGATTTCGTACGGTTCTACCAGGCCCGTACCGGCGGCGCCGGTGCCGTGTCCCCGATGCCGGAACCCACGGTCCCGGCCGCCTCGGAGGCCGACGCCCGCTACTGGCAGCAGCTGCTCGACGACGAGTGCGGGCCGCTCGCCCCGATCCCCGACCTGGTCCGCACCGGCGACGGGCCCGGCCCGGCCGCCCACCGCACCTGGACCCTCGACGCGAGCGGCCGCGCCGGCCTGGCCGGGCTCGCCGAGCGCGGGCAGGTCTCGGCCGCGGTCGCGGCGCTCGGCGTGTGGACGCTGCTGCTGCACGCCTGGAGCGGTGAACCCGACGGCGTGCTGGGCATGCCGTTCGCCGGCCGGCTGGACCCGGCGACACACGCCGAGATCGGCCTGTTCACCCGGGTCCTGCCGGTGCGCAGCCGGTTCGAAGCGCAGCGCCCGTTCCGCGCGGTGCTGACCGACCTGAGCGGGCAGGTGCTCGACTCGCTGTTCGCCTCCGAGGTGGACACCGAGGCGCTGCGCGCGGCCGTCGGCGCCCCGGAGCTGCGGACCGTTTTCGCTTATCAGGGCCGTGGCCAGCGGCACTGGACGGTCGGCGGAACTGAGCTGCGCATCGTCGAGCACGAGCTGGAATCCGCCAAGTACGACCTGGCCCTGGCCGTCGCGGAGGGGTCCGACGAGACCGTGCTGCGCCTCGACTACGACGCGGCCGTCTACACCGCCGCCAGCATCGGTGAACTCGGCGACCAGCTGTGCGCGCTGCTCGGCGCGGCCGCCGCCGACCCCGACCGAAGCTGCCTGGACCTGCTCACGGTGCTGGCCGAACGGCGCCCGCACGAGCATCAGCACGGCGCCGAACTGTCCGATGCGGACGCGTCGGTGCTGGTGCCGCACCGGGTGCTGGAGCACGCGGCACGCCGCCCCGGTGCGATCGCCGTCCAGCACGGCGCCACGTCGCTGAGCTACGGCGACCTGGTGGCCCGAGCCGGCGCTCTCGCGCACTGGCTGACCGGGCAGGCGGTCCGGCCCGGCGACATCGTCGCGCTGCTGCTGCCGGCCGGCGTCGACACGGTCGTGGCCATGCTGGCCTGCTCGCTGGCCGGTGCCGCGTACCTGCCGCTCGACCCGGCCTACCCGGACGCCCAGCTGGAGCTGGTGGTCGCCGACGCGGCGCCGGTGCTGCTGCTGGCCGACCCCGCGCAGCGAGACCGCTGCCACGGTCTCCCCACCACGGTGTACGACCTGAGCGACGTCCTGGCCGCCGCCGCCGGCCTGCCGGCACACCCGCCGCAGGTGCCGATCGACGGCGCCACCACGCTCAATGTGCTCTACACCTCCGGCTCCACCGGCCGCCCCAAGGGCGTGGTGCTGCCGCACGCGGGTGTCGCGCGGCTGGTCGGCCGGCCCGAGTTCCTGCCGCTCGGCGCCGACGACGTCCTCAGTCACCTGTCGCCGCTGAACTTCGACGGCGCCACGTACGAGATCTGGGGTGCCCTGGCGCACGGCGCCCGCCTGGTCGTGCTGGACAAGGAGCTGGTCCTCGACCCGCGTGCGTTGCGCACCGCGCTGCGCGAGCACGGTGTCACCACCCTGCTGGTCACCACTCCCCTGCTCAACCGGATCATCGAGGACGCACCGGACCTGCTGCAGTCGCTGCGCCGGGTCTACTTCGGCGGAGAGCTGATCTCCGTGCCGCACATCCGGCGGGCGCTGCGCTGGTGCGGGCCGGGCACACTGCTGCACAGCTACGGGCCGACCGAGAACTCGTTCACCTCGACCTGGCACCCGATCGCCGCGGTGGCCGAGGGCGCCCGCAGCGTCCCGATCGGCCGGCCGGTGCCGGGCACCAGCGCGTACGTGGTGTTCGAGGGCACTCTGCGGCCGACCCCGCCCGGGGTTCCCGGCGAGTTGGTGCTCGGCGGGACCGGTGTGGCGGACGGCTACCTCGGCGACCCGGCACGCTCCGCGGAGAAGTTCGTCGCCGACCCGTTCGACCCGCGGCCGGACGCCAGGCTGTACCGCACCGGCGACCGGGTCCGCTGGGACGCCACCGGTGAGCTGGAGTTCATCGGGCGCACCGACAACCAGGTCAAGATCCGCAGCCAGCGGATCGAGCTCGGCGAGGTGGAGGCCGCGCTGCTCGCCCACGACGCGGTCGAGTCGGCGTTCGTGACCTGCCGGGTCGGCCCCCGCGGCGACAAGGAGATCGTCGGGTACGCGGTGCTGACCGACCCGGACGAGCTGGCGGGGCTGCGCCAGCACCTGCGGGCGCGGCTGCCCGGGTTCGCCGTACCACGGCATCTGGTGCCGATCGAGCGGCTGCCGCTGAAACCGAACGGCAAGATCGATCGGGCCCGGCTCCCGGCGCCGTCCGACGGACCCGCGCCGGCGCCCGCGCCCGCGCGCACCGGACGCCGGCTCACCGGTGGTGTGACGGCTCCGGTCCGGGCGGCGTGGGCCGAGGTGCTCGGCACCGACGGGTTCCGCGACGACGACAACTTCTTCGACGTCGGCGGTCACTCGCTGCTTGTCGTACAGCTCGCCGCCGCGCTGCACCGGCACACCGCGGCCAGGCCGACCATCGCCGACCTGTTCCGGGCCACCACGGTGACCGCGCAGACCCGGCTGCTGATCGGCGACGCCCCGGCCACGACGGCCGCCGCGGTCGCCGTGACCGACCCCGGTGACGACATCGCCGTGGTCGGCATGGCCTGCCGGTTCGCCGGCACCCCCGACCTCGACGCGTTCTGGCGGAACCTGGTGGCCGGCCGCGACTGCCTGCCCAACGCCGCCGACCCGGTCGCCCACGAGTACGCCGACGGCCGCCGCCGGGTAGCCCGCTGGGGCATGCTCGCCGACGGTCTGGGCTTCGACGCCGGGCTGTTCGGCTTCGACCCCGAGCAGGCCGCCACGATGGACCCGCAGCACGGCATCCTCTACGAGTGCCTGTGGGGCGCGGTCGAGAACGCCGCGCTGCGCATGGCCGACATCCACCAGCGCACCAGCCTGTACGCCGGACGTGCGACCGGCCCCGGCCCCCGCGCCCTGCCGGACCGCGACGAGTCGACCCGGGCCGACGAGGTGGTCGGCAGCGACGCCACGTTCATGCCGAGCCGGTTCTCCTACTGGTTCGATCTGTTCGGCGAGAGCCTGCTGCTGGACACCGCGTGCTCCACCTCGTTGGTGGCCGTGCACCTGGCCTGCGAGAGCCTGCGCCGCGGCGCCAGCGACTACGCCCTCGCCGGCGGCGTCTCGGTCAGTCACCCGGCGGACGGCAGCTACACCTACGTGCCCGGCCACCTGTACGCCCGGGACGGCTTCTGCCGCCCGTTCGACCAGCTGGCCAGCGGCACGGTCGGCGCGGACGGGGCCGGAGCGGTGCTGCTGCGCCGGCTCGGCGACGCGATCCGCGACGGCGACCCGATCCACGCGGTCATCCGCGGCAGTGCGGTGAACAACGACGGCCGGGCCAAGGTCGGTTACACCGCGCCCGGGGTCGACGGGCAGGCCCGGGTGATCCGGCAGGCCCTGACGTCCGCGGGCCTGAGCGGCGCCGACATCGACTACGTGGAGGGTCACGGGACCGGCACGCGGCTCGGCGACACCATCGAGGTGGCCGCGCTGACCGAGGCGCTCGGCGCGGACGGGCCACCGGTGGCGGTCGGCTCGGCCAAGGCGTCGATCGGGCACACCAACACCGCTGCCGGAGTGGCCGGCCTGATCAAGACGGTGCTCGCGGTCCGGGAGGGTTTCCTGCCGGCCACCCCGCACGTCAGCGAACCGATCGACGAGCTGCGCCGGCACGGCGACCGGTTCACCGTGCTGCCCACCGGGCGGGACTGGCCCCGGCACGACCGGCCGCGGACCGCCGGGGTCAGCTCGTTCGGTGTCGGTGGCACCAACGCACACGTCATCGTCCAGCAGTTCGTACCGGCGGGAGAAACCGCATGA
- a CDS encoding phosphopantetheine-binding protein yields the protein MTTPAISDTDLAATIRREWATTLGHDDVTGDPNFFAAGGHSLLAIAMMGRLRTTLGAPLPLRLLFDNQSVTELTSAVRALVPSGSGTPC from the coding sequence ATGACCACACCTGCCATCTCCGACACGGACCTGGCCGCCACGATCCGCCGGGAGTGGGCCACCACCCTCGGGCACGACGACGTCACCGGTGACCCGAACTTCTTCGCCGCCGGAGGGCACTCCCTGCTCGCCATCGCGATGATGGGCCGGCTGCGGACCACCCTCGGCGCCCCGCTCCCGCTGCGGCTGCTCTTCGACAACCAGAGCGTCACGGAGCTGACCAGCGCGGTGCGCGCCCTCGTGCCCAGCGGCAGCGGGACACCGTGCTGA
- a CDS encoding helix-turn-helix transcriptional regulator, with protein sequence MIRSEDSLLGLDPVAGAVYRTLLANPDARLHQLGTTVGITDEQARDALDRLAELALVRRSEDDDQALPLLNDPPAALSTLLARQQVRMAEQQLEFERNKAAVAELLAASSAAGADLEPNEVERVLGLDAIRRRISELASCCREEVWTFNPDGAQSAQNRSSARPINEQTLQRGVQMRSIYLDSIRNDQPTFDHVQDLIDLGAEVRTTSTLPIRMTIVDRTTAVVPIDDRSSGRGALIITGRGMVAGLAALFVSTWQAARPLAHRKTREPGQPSEQERAALRLWAQGATDASVARTLGVSPRTVRRMSENLAERLRAKSRFEAGARAMEVGWLTAADFI encoded by the coding sequence GTGATCCGAAGTGAAGACAGCCTTCTGGGGCTCGACCCGGTGGCCGGTGCCGTCTACCGGACGCTCCTGGCGAACCCCGATGCACGGCTCCACCAGCTCGGTACGACCGTGGGCATCACCGATGAGCAGGCGCGCGACGCGCTGGACCGGCTCGCCGAGTTGGCCCTCGTGCGACGCTCGGAGGACGACGACCAAGCCCTGCCGCTGCTGAACGACCCGCCGGCCGCGCTGTCCACACTGCTGGCCCGCCAGCAGGTGCGGATGGCCGAGCAGCAGCTGGAGTTCGAGCGCAACAAGGCCGCGGTCGCCGAACTGCTCGCGGCGAGCAGCGCAGCCGGCGCTGACCTGGAGCCCAACGAGGTCGAGCGGGTGCTGGGCCTGGACGCGATCCGCCGGCGGATCAGTGAGCTGGCCAGCTGCTGCCGCGAAGAGGTGTGGACCTTCAACCCGGACGGGGCGCAGTCGGCGCAGAACCGCAGCAGCGCGCGGCCGATCAACGAGCAGACCCTGCAGCGTGGGGTGCAGATGCGGTCGATCTACCTGGACAGCATTCGCAACGACCAGCCGACCTTCGACCACGTGCAGGATCTGATCGACCTGGGTGCGGAGGTGCGGACCACCTCGACGCTGCCGATCCGGATGACGATCGTGGACCGGACCACCGCGGTCGTGCCCATCGACGACCGCAGCAGCGGCCGGGGTGCGTTGATCATTACGGGCCGGGGGATGGTGGCCGGTCTGGCCGCACTGTTCGTCTCGACCTGGCAGGCGGCCCGCCCGCTGGCACACCGTAAGACCCGCGAGCCGGGCCAGCCGAGCGAGCAGGAACGCGCGGCGCTGCGCCTGTGGGCGCAGGGCGCGACCGATGCGAGTGTCGCCCGTACGCTCGGGGTCTCCCCACGGACCGTGCGCCGGATGAGCGAGAACCTGGCCGAGCGGCTGCGGGCCAAGAGCCGGTTCGAGGCGGGCGCGCGGGCCATGGAAGTGGGCTGGCTGACCGCCGCCGACTTCATCTGA
- a CDS encoding GNAT family N-acetyltransferase — protein MTDPTPANTIESARLRLRELSAAEAAEVVGGRAPAGQSWAPGYPLDGTLAAGGAFLRAAAAGLHRPGFGMYQIIERESGQVVGDIGFHGAPDTDGAAEIGYGIVPAFRGRGLVSESLRSLAQWAFTQPDVRELQAGTEPDHTPSQRVLTRAGFTYTGVQDGEHRYLRTRPATSA, from the coding sequence ATGACCGACCCGACCCCCGCGAACACCATCGAGTCTGCCCGCCTGCGGCTTCGCGAACTGTCCGCCGCCGAGGCCGCGGAGGTCGTCGGCGGGCGGGCGCCCGCCGGGCAGTCGTGGGCGCCGGGCTATCCCCTCGACGGCACCCTGGCCGCCGGTGGCGCGTTCCTGCGGGCAGCCGCGGCCGGCCTGCACCGGCCCGGCTTCGGCATGTACCAGATCATCGAGCGCGAGTCCGGCCAGGTGGTCGGCGACATCGGCTTCCACGGCGCCCCGGACACCGACGGCGCCGCGGAGATCGGCTACGGCATCGTGCCGGCCTTCCGCGGCCGGGGCCTGGTGTCCGAGTCGCTGCGGTCGCTGGCACAGTGGGCGTTCACCCAGCCGGACGTCCGGGAGTTGCAGGCCGGCACCGAGCCGGACCACACCCCGTCGCAGCGGGTGCTGACCCGGGCCGGCTTCACCTACACCGGCGTGCAGGACGGCGAGCACCGCTACCTGCGGACGCGACCGGCGACGTCGGCGTGA
- a CDS encoding amino acid adenylation domain-containing protein, with translation MGEPDLIHERFRRVVAGDPAAIALHDGGTALTYAQVDAHSDRAAAALLAAGVRAGDRVGVCLDRGVDLPVALLAVLKAGAAYVPLDPDHPAGRLAYVIEDAGLTHVIADEYGAARLPAVGTVLAWSALTAVDGTVGTGPAGTAYVIYTSGSTGRPKGVVVPHHNVVALIDAVREDFALHAGDTWTWFHSAAFDFSVWEIFGCLLTGGRLVVVPRWTRRTPEDFRRLLAEQAVTVLSQTPSAFAGLLELERHDAAPLPLRLVIFGGEPLDTRALRPWLDRYPPQRCRLVNMFGITETTVHVTAETIGHEQVRTGSRSVGRPIAGWAVRIVGPAGQPLPRGEIGEIAVAGAGLATGYLGRPELTAQRFVTDPDTGRRWYLSGDRGRLLSDGRLEHLGRTDAQVQLRGHRIEPDEIRAVLLEDPVVVAAAVVPRTGPGGDARLDAYLVLTAGTGPEQLAAIRRRAARMLPDYMVPATVTAVPALPLTANGKLDPGALPEPHRTGATGADDGPADGLLSACRSVLTPALRPDDNFFDAGGNSLLLARLAGALRAGDFPGVTVRALYENPTVRRLAGHLAATAPAPREIAS, from the coding sequence GTGGGTGAACCGGATCTGATCCACGAACGGTTCCGGCGGGTGGTCGCCGGCGACCCGGCCGCGATCGCCCTCCACGACGGCGGCACCGCGCTGACGTACGCCCAGGTCGACGCGCACAGTGACCGGGCGGCGGCGGCCCTGCTCGCGGCCGGGGTCCGGGCCGGTGACCGGGTCGGTGTCTGCCTGGACCGCGGCGTCGACCTACCGGTGGCGCTGCTCGCGGTACTCAAGGCCGGCGCCGCCTACGTGCCGCTCGACCCCGACCATCCGGCCGGCCGGCTCGCCTACGTGATCGAGGACGCCGGGCTGACCCACGTGATCGCGGACGAGTACGGCGCCGCCCGGCTGCCCGCCGTCGGCACGGTGCTCGCCTGGTCCGCTCTGACGGCGGTGGACGGTACCGTCGGCACCGGACCGGCCGGCACCGCGTACGTCATCTACACCTCCGGCTCCACCGGGCGTCCCAAGGGCGTCGTGGTGCCGCACCACAACGTCGTCGCGCTGATCGACGCGGTCCGCGAGGACTTCGCCCTGCACGCCGGCGACACCTGGACCTGGTTCCACTCCGCCGCGTTCGACTTCTCGGTCTGGGAGATCTTCGGGTGCCTGCTGACCGGCGGCCGCCTCGTGGTCGTGCCCCGCTGGACCCGCCGCACGCCCGAGGACTTCCGGCGGCTGCTCGCCGAGCAGGCGGTGACCGTGCTCAGCCAGACGCCGTCCGCGTTCGCCGGGCTGCTGGAGCTGGAGCGCCACGACGCCGCACCGCTGCCGCTGCGTCTGGTGATCTTCGGCGGGGAACCGCTGGACACCCGCGCGCTGCGCCCGTGGCTGGACCGGTACCCACCGCAGCGGTGCCGGCTGGTCAACATGTTCGGCATCACCGAGACCACCGTGCACGTGACCGCGGAGACCATCGGCCACGAGCAGGTACGGACCGGCTCGCGCAGTGTCGGCAGGCCGATCGCCGGCTGGGCGGTCCGGATCGTCGGCCCGGCCGGTCAGCCGCTGCCGCGCGGTGAGATCGGTGAGATCGCGGTGGCCGGCGCGGGCCTCGCCACCGGATACCTGGGCCGGCCGGAGCTGACCGCACAGCGTTTCGTGACCGATCCGGACACGGGCCGACGCTGGTACCTCAGCGGGGACCGGGGCCGGCTGCTGTCCGACGGGCGGCTCGAACACCTCGGCCGCACCGACGCTCAGGTGCAGCTGCGCGGGCACCGGATCGAACCGGACGAGATCCGGGCTGTGCTGCTGGAGGACCCGGTCGTGGTCGCCGCCGCCGTGGTGCCGCGGACCGGGCCGGGCGGGGACGCCCGTCTCGACGCGTACCTGGTGCTGACCGCCGGCACCGGCCCGGAGCAGCTCGCCGCGATCCGGCGGCGGGCGGCCCGGATGCTGCCCGACTACATGGTGCCGGCCACGGTCACCGCCGTGCCGGCGCTGCCGCTGACAGCCAACGGCAAGCTCGACCCGGGCGCGCTGCCGGAACCGCACCGCACCGGGGCCACCGGCGCCGACGACGGTCCCGCCGACGGCCTGCTGTCGGCCTGCCGGTCGGTGCTCACCCCCGCCCTGCGCCCGGACGACAACTTCTTCGACGCCGGCGGCAACTCGCTGCTGCTCGCCCGGCTGGCCGGCGCGCTGCGCGCCGGCGACTTCCCGGGCGTCACCGTCCGGGCCCTGTACGAGAACCCGACCGTACGCCGTCTCGCCGGCCACCTGGCCGCCACGGCCCCAGCTCCGAGGGAAATCGCGTCATGA
- a CDS encoding thioesterase II family protein: MTPVPLLCFPPAGAGAGFYHDWRGVRPGLDVHGVELPGREKRFAEPPLTAMTALVDDLVPGILDQTADRPEVVFFGHSFGASVAYEVVRALTAAGRTGLTLIVSGAAAPGTGTRPAITGLPDDEFVAGVRRIAGYRHPALDDPELRELLLPALRADVTCQEQYRPAPLPRLAVPVVALRGAADDLVTATDAARWSEVTDGRFIGAELPGGHMYLVDAAPVVLALVERSRG; encoded by the coding sequence ATGACTCCCGTACCCCTGCTCTGTTTCCCGCCCGCGGGCGCCGGCGCCGGCTTCTACCACGACTGGCGCGGCGTACGGCCCGGCCTCGACGTGCACGGCGTCGAGCTGCCCGGCCGGGAGAAGCGGTTCGCCGAGCCGCCGCTCACCGCGATGACCGCGCTGGTCGACGACCTCGTACCGGGCATCCTCGACCAGACCGCGGACCGCCCCGAGGTGGTCTTCTTCGGGCACAGCTTCGGCGCGTCGGTGGCCTACGAGGTGGTACGCGCCCTCACCGCGGCCGGCCGCACCGGGCTGACCCTGATCGTCAGCGGCGCCGCCGCACCGGGCACCGGCACCCGGCCCGCGATCACCGGCCTGCCCGACGACGAGTTCGTGGCCGGGGTACGCCGGATCGCCGGCTACCGGCACCCGGCCCTGGACGACCCGGAACTGCGCGAGTTGCTGCTGCCCGCGCTGCGCGCCGACGTCACCTGTCAGGAGCAGTACCGACCCGCCCCGCTGCCCCGGCTCGCCGTGCCGGTCGTGGCACTCCGCGGCGCCGCCGACGACCTGGTCACGGCGACCGACGCGGCCCGCTGGTCCGAGGTGACCGACGGCCGGTTCATCGGCGCGGAGCTGCCCGGCGGCCACATGTACCTGGTCGACGCCGCCCCCGTGGTGCTCGCCCTGGTGGAGCGGTCCCGTGGGTGA
- a CDS encoding acetyl-CoA carboxylase biotin carboxylase subunit family protein: MTTVAYFAAAGSAGLADLLDVAEGWCELVVVNTGNRPWGPAEVAALTSLAHYVDVRDLDPDALATALRRYGVTGLVAFSDDLLPRVAAVAQALDLPYHDPVTAEALLRKDVQRHRLRAAGVETMRCATFDDPASLTAAVAHVGFPAVLKPVVGNASAHVTPVDDLASLHLACRRAGEDLNLPAIAGDAFGFGAAGTWQLEERLRDGAHPGGGWLGDYVSVESVALGAGRYRHFAVTDRLPLTWPLRETGMVSPTQLPADLLDRVLALAGAALAALGVEHGVTHTEIKLTPDGPRVIEVNGRLGGFVAGLLGRVNGEDPVRLALRAAVGDTTAGDHRDPTGYALVLVVQPPPDAVRLEQAADLAELRAVPGVSRVDTGVMPGEAVDYRTGTLGRVQTVWLAAATVTDLHTSYLRVCEVLAAGNRYRYRRPATDLEMAS; the protein is encoded by the coding sequence GTGACCACCGTCGCCTACTTCGCGGCGGCCGGGTCGGCCGGGCTCGCCGACCTGCTCGACGTCGCCGAGGGCTGGTGCGAGCTGGTCGTCGTCAACACCGGTAACCGGCCGTGGGGACCGGCCGAGGTGGCCGCCCTGACCAGCCTGGCCCACTACGTCGACGTCCGCGACCTCGACCCCGACGCCCTGGCCACGGCCCTGCGCCGGTACGGCGTCACCGGCCTGGTCGCGTTCAGCGACGACCTGCTGCCCCGGGTCGCGGCGGTGGCGCAGGCGCTCGATCTGCCGTACCACGACCCGGTCACCGCTGAGGCACTGCTGCGCAAGGACGTACAACGCCACCGGCTCCGCGCCGCCGGGGTCGAGACGATGCGCTGCGCCACGTTCGACGACCCGGCGTCGCTGACCGCCGCCGTCGCCCACGTCGGTTTCCCGGCAGTGCTCAAGCCGGTGGTCGGCAACGCCAGCGCGCACGTCACGCCGGTCGACGACCTGGCGTCGCTGCACCTGGCATGCCGGCGCGCCGGGGAGGACCTCAACCTGCCGGCCATCGCCGGTGACGCGTTCGGCTTCGGCGCCGCCGGCACGTGGCAGCTCGAGGAACGGCTGCGCGACGGCGCCCACCCGGGCGGCGGCTGGCTCGGCGACTACGTGTCGGTCGAGAGCGTGGCGCTCGGCGCAGGCCGGTACCGGCACTTCGCGGTCACCGACCGGCTGCCGCTGACCTGGCCGCTGCGCGAGACCGGCATGGTCTCCCCGACACAGCTGCCGGCCGACCTGCTGGACCGCGTCCTGGCGCTGGCCGGGGCGGCGCTGGCCGCGCTCGGCGTCGAGCACGGCGTGACACACACCGAGATCAAGCTGACTCCGGACGGGCCGCGGGTGATCGAGGTCAACGGCCGGCTCGGCGGCTTCGTCGCCGGCCTGCTCGGCCGGGTCAACGGCGAGGACCCGGTTCGTCTGGCCCTGCGCGCCGCTGTCGGCGACACCACCGCCGGGGACCACCGCGATCCCACGGGGTACGCCCTGGTCCTGGTCGTCCAGCCGCCACCGGACGCGGTGCGTCTGGAACAGGCCGCCGACCTGGCCGAGCTGCGCGCGGTGCCCGGCGTCTCCCGCGTCGACACCGGGGTCATGCCCGGCGAGGCGGTCGACTACCGCACCGGCACGCTCGGCCGGGTGCAGACCGTGTGGCTCGCCGCCGCGACCGTGACCGACCTGCACACGTCGTACCTGCGGGTGTGCGAGGTGCTGGCGGCCGGCAACCGCTACCGCTACCGCCGTCCGGCGACCGACCTGGAAATGGCCTCATGA